In one window of Eubalaena glacialis isolate mEubGla1 chromosome 13, mEubGla1.1.hap2.+ XY, whole genome shotgun sequence DNA:
- the GNPTG gene encoding N-acetylglucosamine-1-phosphotransferase subunit gamma isoform X1, with amino-acid sequence MVAGLARFVLLLGLATRGPAPAGAAKMKVVEEPNTFGLNNPFLPQTSRLQPRRDPSPVSGPVHLSRLSGKCFSLVESTYKYELCPFHNVTQHEQTFRWNAYSGILGIWHEWEIANNTFRGMWMRDGDSCHSQSRQSKVELTCGKTNRLAHVSEPSTCVYALTFETPLVCHPHSLLVYPALPMAMQQRWDRVEQDLADELITSQGYEKSLRAIFEDAGYLKTPEQSESVQQEGGAKGLVFQTLESCNEAHKTLSKEMKRLKSILTQHGLPYVKPAETSSSEHLGPRAPTDKTAELLRGDTGLRGNTL; translated from the exons ATGGTGGCAGGGTTGGCGCGTTTCGTGCTCCTGCTCGGGCTCGCAACGCGCG GGCCCGCGCCCGCAGGTGCCGCCAAGATGAAGGTGGTGGAAGAGCCCAACACGTTCGG GCTCAACAACCCGTTCCTGCCCCAGACCAGTCGCCTCCAGCCCAGGAGGGATCCTTCACCCGTGTCTG GGCCCGTGCATCTCTCCAGACTTTCTGGCAAGTGCTTCAGCCTGGTGGAGTCCAC GTACAAGTACGAGCTCTGCCCGTTCCACAATGTGACACAGCACGAGCAGACCTTCCGCTGGAATGCCTACAGTGGGATCCTTGG CATCTGGCACGAGTGGGAAATCGCCAACAACACCTTCAGGGGCATGTGGATGAGGGACGGTGACTCCTGCCACTCCCAGAGCCGGCAGAGCAAG GTGGAGCTCACCTGTGGCAAAACCAACCGGTTGGCCCACGTGTCTGAGCCAAGCACCTGTGTCTACGCACTGACGTTCGAGACGCCCCTCGTCTGCCACCCCCACTCCTTGTTAG TGTACCCGGCCCTGCCCATGGCCATGCAGCAGAGGTGGGACCGGGTGGAGCAGGACCTGGCGGATGAGCTGATCACGTCCCAG GGCTACGAGAAGTCGCTCAGGGCGATTTTTGAGGATGCTGGTTATTTAAAGACTCcagaacaaagtgaatcggtGCAGCAGGAAGGAGGTGCCAAGGGCCTGGTGTTTCAGACGCTGGAGAGCTGTAACGAG GCACATAAAACCCTGTCAAAGGAGATGAAAAGACTTAAAAGCATACTGACCCAGCACGGCCTCCCCTACGTGAAGCCTGCAG AAACTTCCAGCTCTGAGCACTTGGGTCCCAGGGCACCCACGGACAAGACAGCAGAGCTGCTACGAGGCGACACTGGACTGCGTGGGAACACCCTGTGA
- the UNKL gene encoding putative E3 ubiquitin-protein ligase UNKL isoform X6 — protein sequence MTPPQQPPALKSEPRALGPPAPSYNSFGLNGVPGSIWDFVSGSFSPSPSPILNAGPTASSGASPNSAELARVRRQLDEAKRKIRQWEESWQQVKQACDAWQREAKEAKERALAADSARQLALQKKEEVEAQFRRLQEELEGRGLASALPGLRGCGDIGAIPLPKLHSLQSQLRLDLEAVDGVIFQLRAKQCGVCGERARSAVLRPCQHRVLCEPCAASAPECPYCAGQPLPW from the exons ATGACTCCCCCCCAGCAGCCGCCAGCCCTCAAGTCGGAGCCCCGAGCGCTGGGCCCCCCAGCCCCGTCCTACAACTCCTTCG GATTGAATGGCGTCCCCGGCAGCATCTGGGACTTTGTCTCTGGCAGCTTCTCTCCCAGCCCGTCCCCCATCCTGAATGCTGGCCCCACGGCCTCTTCAGGCGCGAGTCCAAACAGTGCCGAGCTGGCCCGGGTCAGGCGGCAGCTGGACGAGGCCAAGAGGAAGATCCGGCAGTGGGAGGAGTCCTGGCAACAGGTGAAGCAG GCCTGTGACGCGTGGCAGCGGGAGGCCAAGGAGGCCAAGGAGCGGGCTCTCGCGGCCGACAGCGCCCGGCAGCTGGCGCTGCagaagaaggaggaggtggaggcccAGTTCCGACGGCTGCAGGAGGAGCTGGAGGGCCGGGGCTTGGCCTCCGCGCTCCCCGGCCTGCGCGGCTGCGGTGACATCGGCGCCATCCCCCTGCCGAAGCTGCATTCGCTGCAGAGTCAGCTGCGCCTCGATTTGGAAGCAGTGGATGGG GTGATCTTCCAGCTGCGAGCGAAGCAGTGCGGGGTGTGCGGGGAGCGGGCCCGCAGCGCTGTCCTGCGGCCCTGCCAGCATCGTGTGCTCTGCGAGCCGTGCGCGGCCAGCGCACCCGAGTGCCCCTACTGCGcgggccagcccctgccctggTGA
- the GNPTG gene encoding N-acetylglucosamine-1-phosphotransferase subunit gamma isoform X2, translating to MVAGLARFVLLLGLATRGPAPAGAAKMKVVEEPNTFGLNNPFLPQTSRLQPRRDPSPVSGPVHLSRLSGKCFSLVESTIWHEWEIANNTFRGMWMRDGDSCHSQSRQSKVELTCGKTNRLAHVSEPSTCVYALTFETPLVCHPHSLLVYPALPMAMQQRWDRVEQDLADELITSQGYEKSLRAIFEDAGYLKTPEQSESVQQEGGAKGLVFQTLESCNEAHKTLSKEMKRLKSILTQHGLPYVKPAETSSSEHLGPRAPTDKTAELLRGDTGLRGNTL from the exons ATGGTGGCAGGGTTGGCGCGTTTCGTGCTCCTGCTCGGGCTCGCAACGCGCG GGCCCGCGCCCGCAGGTGCCGCCAAGATGAAGGTGGTGGAAGAGCCCAACACGTTCGG GCTCAACAACCCGTTCCTGCCCCAGACCAGTCGCCTCCAGCCCAGGAGGGATCCTTCACCCGTGTCTG GGCCCGTGCATCTCTCCAGACTTTCTGGCAAGTGCTTCAGCCTGGTGGAGTCCAC CATCTGGCACGAGTGGGAAATCGCCAACAACACCTTCAGGGGCATGTGGATGAGGGACGGTGACTCCTGCCACTCCCAGAGCCGGCAGAGCAAG GTGGAGCTCACCTGTGGCAAAACCAACCGGTTGGCCCACGTGTCTGAGCCAAGCACCTGTGTCTACGCACTGACGTTCGAGACGCCCCTCGTCTGCCACCCCCACTCCTTGTTAG TGTACCCGGCCCTGCCCATGGCCATGCAGCAGAGGTGGGACCGGGTGGAGCAGGACCTGGCGGATGAGCTGATCACGTCCCAG GGCTACGAGAAGTCGCTCAGGGCGATTTTTGAGGATGCTGGTTATTTAAAGACTCcagaacaaagtgaatcggtGCAGCAGGAAGGAGGTGCCAAGGGCCTGGTGTTTCAGACGCTGGAGAGCTGTAACGAG GCACATAAAACCCTGTCAAAGGAGATGAAAAGACTTAAAAGCATACTGACCCAGCACGGCCTCCCCTACGTGAAGCCTGCAG AAACTTCCAGCTCTGAGCACTTGGGTCCCAGGGCACCCACGGACAAGACAGCAGAGCTGCTACGAGGCGACACTGGACTGCGTGGGAACACCCTGTGA